Genomic segment of Hymenobacter aquaticus:
GGCACCGGCATCGTGGAAGGCTGGCAGGAGTTCAGCTGCATCGACGAAATCGTGGCCTACAAAGACGAGCAGTGGGTGTTTCACCCCTTGGCCATTGCGCCCGGCTACGTGTCCTACCTCTGCACCAGCGGCAACGTTACCTCCATCGAGCTGCAGCAGGTCTACGCCAGCGCCATTGCCACGGCTAGCCCGGCGGCGGCCTACGCCCTCCACGAGGCGTAAGCCGGCCGCCCCGGTTCCGAATATTCTTATAGCCAGTGCCTTTATACTTTATTTCTAACCCCGCCTTCGGGCGGAGCACCGCAGGCCCAGCCTGCCCCCAACGATGAAAGCACCGAGTATAGCGTTTCTGTTTCCCGTCCTGATTGTGGGCCTCATTGTGATGGTGTTGTCGCGCAACATCGGCGACGTGCCGGCCCTGGGCCCGCTGTTCGACCCCTTCGTGGGCCTGGCCCAGAACGACAAGCCCACCGGGCGCGCCCTGGCCACCGGCCTGCACGAGCTGCAGCGCCCGGTGCAGGTGTATTTCGACGAGCGCGAAGTACCGCACATCTTCGCCAGCCAGCAGTCCGACCTGTTTTTCGCCCAGGGCTACGTCACGGCCTCGCTGCGCCTGTGGCAGATGGACTTCGTGACCTACGCCTCGGCCGGCCGCCTGGCCGAGGTGCTGGGACCCAAGTACCTCGACAAAGACCGGTTGCAGCGCCGCCTGGGCATTCTGGAAGCGGCCAAGAAGTCGTTGGCTTTCATCGAGCAGGACAGCCAGACCAACCAGGTGCTGACGGCCTACACCAAGGGCGTGAATGCCTACATCGAGCAGCTCCACTACAAGGATTACCCGCTGGAATACAAGCTGTTTGCCGGCAAGCCCGAGCCCTGGTCGAAGCTCAAGACGGTGCTGATTATGAAGTACATGGCCACGGCCCTGAGCGGCTACGACGAAGACATGGCCATGTCGAGCATGCGCCTGGCTTTGGGCAAGGACTTCGACCGGGTGTACCCCGAGTGGACGCCCGACAACTCGCCGGCGGCCCAGCGCGCCGCCACCCAGCTGGCCCGGCACCGCCCCGCCTCCGCCGACTCGCTGGGCTACCTGAACTACGCTTTCCTGCAGGGAATCACCACCGTGACGCCCAGCGAGTACAACCCCAAGCTGGGCAGCAACAACTGGGTGGTATCGGGCAAGAAAACCAAGTCGGGCAACCCGATTCTCTGCAACGACCTGCACCTGAGCTTGTCGTTGCCGGCTATCTGGCTGGAAATGCAGCTTTCGGCCCCCGGCATCAACGTGTACGGCGTCTCGATTCCGGGCGCGCCGGCCATCATCGTGGGCTTCAACTCGTCCATTGCCTGGGGCACCACCAACGGGGCCACCGACGTGAAAGACTGGTACAAGCTCAAAATTGCCGACGACTACTCGGCCTACGAGTTTGACGGCCAGTGGCGCAAAACCACGGCCCGGGTCGAGGAAATCAAGGTGCGCGACGCAGCCACGGTGTATGACACGATCTACTCCACCGTGCACGGCCCCATCGTGATGGACCGGCGCTTCCACGAGAAGCCCGAGCTGCTGAACTACGCCCTGCGCTGGGAGCTGCACAACCCCTCCAACGATATTCTGGCCTTTATCAAGCTTAATACGGCTACTAATTACCAGCAGTACCGCGCGGCCATCAGCCACTACGCCTGCCCGGTGCAGAACTTCATCTACGCCGGCAAGGACAACGACATTGCCATTACCCACCAGGGCAAAATCACGCGGAAGTGGGCCGAGCAGGGCCGCTTCGTGCTGGACGGCACCAAAAAGTCGCACCTGCCCACCAGCTACATTCCCGAAGACAGCCTGCCCGTGAGCCACAATCCCGGCAGCGGCTACCTGTTTTCGGCCAACAACCGGCCCACCGACGAGAAGTACCCCTATTATTACAACGGCTACTACAGTGAAACCCGGGCCGCGCGCATCCACACCCTGCTGGCTGCCGACAACCAGTTCGACGTGGCTAAGATGGAGCAGATGCAGCTCGACAACACCAACGGCTTCGCGGCCCAGGCCATGCCCGTGCTGCTCGCCGCCCTCGACCGGACCAAGCTCAACGCGGCCCAGCTGAAATTCCTGGCGGCCATCGAAAACTGGCGCGGCGACTACAGCCAGCAGGATACCACCGCCATCCTGTTTGACCTGTGGTGGGACAACGTGGAAGACTACACCTGGGATGAGCTGCGCAACTACCCGTTCTACAGCCAGGCTCCCAAGGATGAAGTGCTGCTCCAGCTCATTGCCCGCGACCCGCAGAACCGCTACTTCAACCGCATCAACACCGCCGCTACCGAAGATGCCGCCGCCGTCATTCAGTCGTCCTTCGTCGATGCCGTGGCCCGCATCGTGGAAAAAGCCGGGGAAGGCGCTTCCCCCGCGTGGGGGCAGGTCAACAAAATCAACGTGACGCACCTCTCGACGCTGGCCGCCTTCAGCCGCATGGGTATTTCCTCGGGCGGCAACCCGGAAGCCATCAACGCCATTTCCAAGAACTGGGGCCCCTCGTGGCGCATGATTGTGGAGCTCGGCGACAAGCCCAAAGCCTACGGTATCTACCCCGGCGGGCAGTCGGGCGACGTGGGCAGCCCGCACTACACCGATTTCATCGACGACTGGCAGAAGGGCCGCTACTACGAGCTGCACTTCTACACCTCGGAGCAGGAAGCCAAAGCCGCCACCAAGGCCGCCTGGCAGCTGGGCAACTAGCCCCCGCCGCCGCATCTGACCCCAAACGACCCCGGCCCCAGCCGAGACGGAATGTTCCGTCTTGGCTGGGGCCGGGGTCGTTTGGGGCAATGGCTGGCGCAGGGCCGCTCCGCCAGCCTGAAGTTAAGCGTTACGCTTTTTTCTCCAGCTCCATTTCGCATACCGGGCATTTGCCGGGCTTGGTGCTCTGGCTGCCTTCGCAGCCCATGGGGCACTCATACAGCACCGAGCTGGCTTTGAGCTGGCTGCCGGTTTTGGCCTGCCACTCCTTAAACTGCTTGATTTCCTTTTCCTGAGCGTTTATCATCTGCTGAGCCATAGCCTTGAGCTTTGGGTCGCGGCCGTGGGCCAGCTCGGCCTTGGCCATGTCTACGGCGCTCTGGTGGTGGGGCACCATCAGGCGAGCATAGTCCTGGTCGACGCTGCCGCTGGGCTCGCCCAGGTTGGTCATCATCACGTCCATCGAGCTTTTCATCTGGCGGGTGAACGGGTCGGCCGGGTCGGTGGGCTTGTAGTTGGCGGCGGCCCCGTCGAGGCGCTCGGCAATGGCTTCCAGGGCCAGAATCTCCTGCTGCTGGTCGTCGCTGATTTTCTGGGCCATGGCCCGTAGCGTCGCGTCTTTACCTTCCTTCAGCTCCAGGGCCGACATTTCGACGGCGCCTTTGTGGTGGGCCAGCATCATGTGCGCAAAGTCGTGGTCAGTGTTGCCGGCCGGCTTCAGCGCGTCCATGTTGGTCATCATGGTGTTCATCACGCCCTTCATGTCGGGCGTGGCGGCGTGGCTCATCGGCGCGTGGTCCATGCCGGCCATGTCGCCGTGGCCCGCCGAGTCGGTGGTGGTGGTAGTCGTGGTGGTTTCGGCCGTTTTGTTGCCGTCGCAGCTGCTCAGGAGCAGGGTGCAGGAAGCCAGGGCCGAAAGGAAAAAAGCAGAGCGTTTCATGGAAAATCCGAAGGGGTAAGGGTGGGCGTAAAGTGGTTGCGGGTACTTGGGCGGAAGCCAACCCGGCGGGACTTCTGCCGGCGCCCCGGCACCAGCTTGCTACACGGCAGGTGGGGCAGTAAGCCGCCGCAAAAGTAGAAAACTTTACGCGGGCCGGAGTCGATGTATACGCTACCAGCTGGCCCGTGGAATGGTTCCGCGCTGGGGTGGGAGCGGGGCAGCAGGTAAGCGGCTCCGGTAGTTTCGTGGCCGGCCGCCGACAGTGGGGCGTCGTGAAATTATGCAAGTATTACGCAGGATTCCGTACCACCTTCCGGGGCCGGTTGCCGTTACTTTGTAGTGTCCCTGCCGGTTCGTCGCAACTGTTGGGCGGGGCGTTATTCACCTGATTGGTTATGGCCTCTTCCCCCGAAACCACCACTCTCGACATCGAAGGAATGACGTGCGCCTCCTGCGCCTCCTTCGTCGAAAAGTCGTTGTCCCGCGCGCCCGGCGTGCAAAGTGCCTCGGTTAATTTCGCCACCGAAAAGGCCACCGTGCAGTACCTGCCCGAGTTGGCCACGCCGGCCACGCTCAAAGAAGCCGTCATCAATGCCGGCTACGGCGTGCTGGAGCGGGCCCCCGATACCAGCGCCGCCGAGCGCAGCGCCGAAATAGACCGGCAGAAAGCCCGGGCCTACCACAAGCTCAAGCGCCGCTTCTGGGTGGCCGCCGCCCTGGCCCTGCTCATTATGCCCCTGAGCATGCTCATGCTGTGGCCGGCCCTGCTGGAGCGCGTCAGCCTGCCGGTGCTCAACTACGTGCTGCTGGCCCTCACGCTGCCGGTGCTGCTCTACAGTGGGCGCGAGTTTTACGTGTCGGCCTGGAATGGCTTCCGGCACCGCGCCGCCAACATGGATACCCTGATTGCCGTGGGCACCGGCGCGGCCTTTCTCTACAGCTTGGCCGCCACCGTGGCCCCGGGTTACTTCCTGCGCCGCGGCATCATGCCCGAAGTGTATTTCGACACCACGGCCACCATCATTGCCCTGATTCTGCTGGGCAAGGTGCTCGAAATGCGGGCCAAAACCCAGACCTCGGCGGCTATGAAAGCCCTGCTGGGCCTACAGGCCAAAACTGCCCGCGTGGTGCGCCCCGGCGGGCAGGAAGTCGACGTGCCCATCGAGCAGGTGCAGCTGCACGATGTAGTGGTGGTGCGCCCCGGCGAGAAGGTCGCCACCGACGGCCTTATTACCGAGGGCCATTCCTTTCTCGACGAAGCCATGCTCACGGGCGAAAGTCTGCCGGTGGAAAAAACGGTGGGCGCCGCCGTATTCGGGGCCACGCTCAACAAAACCGGCTCCTTCCGCTTCCGCGTCACCAAGGTCGGGGCCGATACCATGCTGGCGCAGATTGTGCAAATGGTGGAAGACGCGCAGGGCAGCCGGGCCCCCATTCAGCGGCTGGCTGATAAAGTCAGCGCCGTGTTTGTGCCCACGGTGGTCGTCATTGCCATTCTCACCTTCGTGCTCTGGTTTGATCTGGCCCCGGTCAGCACCCGGCTGCCGCTGGCGCTGGTCAACTTCGTGGCCGTGCTCATCATTGCCTGCCCCTGCGCCCTGGGCCTGGCCACGCCCACGGCCATCATGGTCAGCACGGGCAAAGGCGCCGAGCACGGGGTACTGATCCGCAACGCCGAGGCGCTGGAAAAAGCGTACCGGGTGAACACCGTGCTGCTGGACAAAACCGGCACCATCACCCGCGGCGAGCCGGCCGTTACCGACTTCGTAGCTCCCGGCTCATCCGCCACCGACCTGTTGCCCCTGATTGCGGCCGTGGAGCGGCAGAGTGAGCACCCCTTGGCCGAAGCCGTGGTACGCTACGCCGCCGCGCAAATGCCGGCTGCGGAATCCCTAGCGGCTACCGCATTTCGGGCTGTGGAGGGCAAAGGTGCCGCCGCGCTGGTCGACGGCCGCGCCGTGCTCATCGGCAACCGCCGCCTGCTGGCCGACGAAGGCGTAAGCCTTTCCGCCGACCTGGAAGCCCGGGCGAAAGACTTGCTGGCCGAAGCCAAAACCGTGCTCTACGTGGCCGTGGCCGGACAGGCCGTGGCCCTGCTGGGCGTCGCCGACACGGTGCGCGACACGTCGGCGGCCGCCATCGGCAAGCTGCAACGCCTGGGCATCGAGGTGGTGATGATGACCGGCGACAACCCGCAGACGGCGGCGCAGGTGGCCGCGCAGGTGGGCATTACGCGCTATTTCGCCGAGGTGCTGCCCGCCGACAAAGCCGGCAAGGTAAAGGAGCTCCAGGCCGAAGGCCGCACCGTGGCTATGGTCGGCGACGGAATCAACGACGCGCCGGCGCTGGCCCAGGCCGATATCGGCCTGGCCATCGGCTCGGGCACCGACGTGGCCATGGAAGCCGCCGGCATCACCCTCATGCGCTCCGACCTGAACGGCGTGGTAACGGCCATCGAACTGTCGCGGCAGACGATTCGCACCATCAAGCAGAACCTGTTTTTTGCCTTTATCTACAACACCCTGGGCATTCCCATTGCGGCCGGGCTGCTGTATCCGGTGTTCGGCTGGCTGCTGTCGCCCATGCTGGCGGCCGGCGCCATGGCCCTGAGCTCCGTGTCGGTGCTGACCAATTCGCTGCGCCTGCGCGGCTTCACCAACCAGTAATGCTGCTTTGTTATGGATTCTGCTGAGCTTATCGTCACTGCGGGCGGCCTGGCCCTGGCCGCGTTTGTGCTGTGGTACTTCTTCTTCTCGGCCCGCCGGACGGCCGCGGCGGTTTCTTCGTCCGGCGGCGTGCAGGAGGTGGCCATTACCGTCAAGGGCGGCTACTCGCCCGACGTCATTGAGGTGGAGCGGGGCAAGCCCGTGCAGCTCAGCTTCTACCGCGACGAGGAAAGCAGCTGCTCCGAGGAGCTGCTGATGCCCGACTTCCGCATCCGCCGCGACCTGCCGGCATTCAAAACCACCCTGGTCGAGCTGCTGCCCCAGCAAGCCGGCCGCTTCGAGTTTACCTGCGGCATGGGGATGCTGCGCGGCAGCCTGGTGGTGAAGTAACGCCCCGGATTGCCTTTGAGCCTGACCACTCAGACACAAAAAAGTCCCGCACAACTAGCCGCCTCCGCTTCAGGTGGCTAGTTGTGCGGGACCTTTTTGTGTTTTGGGTGAAGTCTGATTGCGCTGATAATCAGAAATTTGATCTTAGATGATGAGCTTTATATAAAAATATTTTTATCTATGTCGTAAAAATGCGACATATAATGACGTATATTTACGACATAGTTATTGATTCTTCAGATGACCTACGCCAAAACCACCGCCTTCACCGCCGAGCAGCAGCAGCTGGCCCGGGTAGCCAAAGCCCTGGCCCACCCCGCCCGGGTGGCTATTATTCAGCTTTTGGCCAGCAAAACCACCTGCATTTCCGGCGACATTGCGGCCGAGCTGCCCTTGTCGCGCACTACCGTGACGCAGCACTTGCAGGAACTGAAAGCCCTGGATCTGATTCGGGGCGAAATTGACGGCCTCACCGTCTGCTACTGCCTAAACACCACGCTGCTCCGCCAGGTGCAGCAGCAATTCACCGCCTTTTTTCAGGCTGCTACCACCGAGCCCGCCTGTGGCCCCGATGCGGCCTGCGCCTGCTGATTTTTCTTTCCACCTCAACCTCTTACTCGTATGGAAGCCTCTGTTTTTCCCCGGATGCACGTGTCGCTGTATGTGTCCGACCTGGCCGCCACGGTCAGTTTCTACGATACCTTCTTTGGGCAGCCCGCCACCAAAATCCGGCTCGGCTACGCCAAATACGTCCTCGACCGGCCCTCGCTCATCATTTCCTTCGTGGAAAATGCCGGCCGGGTAGCCAGCAACTTCGGGCACCTGGGCTTTCAGGTCGAAACCGTGGCCGAGCTGGACGAGCGCCTGACCGCAGCTCGGGCCGCCGGTCTGGTGCAGCGCGAGGAAATCGGCACGAGCTGCTGCTACGCCAAGCAGGACAAGTTCTGGGTAAACGACCCCGACGGGGTAGAGTGGGAGGTCTACTACTTCCACGAGGATGCCGAGTTCAACGACCCGCGCTACCAGGACGAATACAGCCAGGCCAGCAGCCAGTGCTGCATTGCCCCCGCCACCTCCCAGGAAGCCTCCGCCACGGCCGAGGTTATGGCCTTTCCGTTGGCTACCGTTGCGGCGGCGGCCCCGGAGCCCACGGCGGGCTGCGGCTGCGGCACTCCCACCACGCTCACGCTGGCCCCGGCTTGCTGCTAGACGCTACGGCCTCTCGTTTCTCCATCCTTCACGTTTGGTTTCATGAATATCCTCCCACTTACCGCCGCGCACTGGGAGCAGGTGCGGGCAATTTATGAGCAGGGTCTGGCCACGGGTAACGCCACATTTCAAACCGAAGCGCCCACCTGGCCCGACTGGGACCGGGGCCACCTGGCCCATAGCCGCCTGGTAGCCACCGACGCGGCCGGCCACGTGCTGGGGTGGGCCGCTCTGTCGCCGGTGTCGGGGCGCTGCGTGTACGGCGGCGTGGGCGAAGTCAGCGTGTACGTGGCAGCCGAGGCGCGGGGCCGGGGCGTAGGGCAGCAGTTGCTGCGGCAGCTGGTGGCCGAGTCGGAAGCCCAGGGCATGTGGACGCTCCAGGCCGGCATATTCCCCGAAAACACGGCCAGCATCCGGCTGCACGAAGCCCACGGCTTCCGGCTGGTCGGCCGCCGGGAGCGGATTGGCCAGCTCCGCGGCGTGTGGCGCGACACGGTGCTGCTGGAACGCCGGAGCCCGGTAGTGGGCGCCGACCAGCCCCAACCGGCCGCCACGGCATAGCACTGCAGTTTTCGGCTGCCAGCAGCTGGCTCACGGCGGCCGGTTAGCGCGCCGCCGGTATTCATATTTCGCTCTTGTATTATGACCGCCAAGAAAAACGTGCTGGTGCTCTGCACCGGAAATTCCTGCCGCAGCCAACTGCTGCACGGCTACCTGATCCAACTGCTCGGCGAGAAGGCGACGGTGTACAGCGCCGGAATAGAAACCCACGGGGTCAATCCGAAAGCCGTGCAGGTGATGCGGGAAGATGGAATTGACATTGGGCACCACACCAGCAACCACGTCGACGAGTACGCCGCCGTGCCTTTCGACTACGTAATTACCGTCTGCGACAACGCCCGGGAGGCCTGCCCCGTGTTTCCCACCACCGCCGCCGTCCTGCACCACAACTTTCCCGATCCGGCGAAGGCTACCGGCACCGCCGAAGAAGTGCTGGCGCAGTTTCGGGCAGTGCGCGACCAGGTGCAAGCCTACGCCCAGGACTTCACCCGCCAGTACTTCGGCTGATTTGCCGATCCGCCGAGCCAAAACGCCTGTCTGAATACCAGGTCAAGGATGCCAGGAATGGCAGATAAAAAGAGAAAGCCCGGTAACAGACTGGTTTAAAGTCTACTACCGGGCTTCTTGGCGCTCCCTCCTGGGTGCGTAATTATTCCTATTGGCTTCTATTAAAGGAAAAATGCGTCATTGTGTCCCGTTTCGTGTCCCGGTTTGCCTGAGATAATAACATCACCCGTTTGGATACTTTTCCAGTAGACGTTTACTTATCTCATACTCATTTCCCATGATCAGCGTGTAGGCATCTATGGTATTCTCAAATTCCGCCCGGTCTTTCAGATACTCATAATGCTGATTGCGCCGGGTGGGCCGCAGAGAAACAGTCACCGTAGTGCGGCCTTCCTCATAGCTGTGGGTGACCCTGTACACGTGATAAGAGCCGGACCCGGCATAATTCTTCAGAAAGGGTAACTCGACTTCTTCACCAACCCGTGGGGTGACCGGCAGGCGGCACACACAGGAAGCCTTGTTCGTATAGTCGTCGATCAGGAACCGGTGCTCCACCAGCGGAAACTGCAGCACATCCGCATCCGCATCAATCAGTGCCAGAAACTCCTCGTGCAGCAGTGTAACCCAGCGCCGCAGCACCGAAGCCGATATGCCCAGCTGTTGCTGCAACTGGTTGCCAGCCGGCACCGGATCGTCCTCACCCATGACCAGTATGATATCAATCAACGCATCATAGGGCCGGCCGCGGCCTTTTAGCCGGAGCAGCGCTGGCTTTGCATAATACAGGTCAATGAAAACGTCCTTCATCCGGGGAGGCGTCTTCACACTGGTATTGGCAGAAATTCTCATGACGGCAGTAGCTTGTATCCGTCAGGAAAATTACCGGTTGCCGGCCCCAAACTCAATAGCTCCGGTCTGGTGCTGTGTCATCTTCCCTAAGCAGCCACTGACGATACCCGGGCAGGTGCTCATGCAGGAAGCCGCCCCAATTCTGCCAAGAGAAAAAGCTGCTGGGATGCCTGATAAAGAGCAGCCGGGTGGTTTCTCCGGCTGCATTTGTCACGGTGGCAATCCGGGGTGTCGTCCTGCCGATTGCCGGCCGCCGTTTCGGTCCGTCTATTGTATAGCCGTGTCGGCGCGCTGCGACCAGCATTTCCTCCGTGTAACCGCAGATTTCAACGCCTGCAAACAGGCAGTATCCCGGCTGCAATACGCTCAGCACGGCGAAAAATGTGTCCCATGCAGCCTGATAATCTTGCTGGGTGGGGCGGGCCCGCGCGTTTGCCATGGGCCGCTGCACCCGGTTGAAGTAGGCCACCGACGACCACAAACGCTGTTTCTGCTCCCGGGAGTGCTGCCTGCCGTAAAGTGCTCTGGTGAGTGCTGTAGTGAATTTGGTAGGCTTTGGGGGAGTTTTAAAGCCGTGGTCAAAAACGAAATACCTGGTAAACTCCCAGTTCGCCAAGTAACGGCTCACTTGTTCCTTCGTTTCGGTTGGATGTGTCCAGTGGTAGTGACTCTCTCCGATAAGTAGCAGCCGCTGATTACGCGGCAGTTCTGCGAAGCCGGTACCTACCCAAGGCAACCAGTGCAACTGGTCGGCGGTGCTCTGTAGTGCTTCGTCGTAACGGGTATCAACAGCCGCCCGGTGACGGTCAGAATGAGCCATAAGTAGTAGTAGCCAGATAGGAGGTCCGGCTATTATAGCACCTTTCCCCGCACGATTTCCAGCACCCGCCACATGTACCGGATATCTTCGGCGGCCACCGTCAGGCTGCCCGCGTTTTCGTTGTCGGAGTGCAGCACCAGGTAGCCCTTCGTCAGCAGGTCATTGTCCTTGATGCGCTTGATGGCAAACTGGCTGCCGAACACCACCGCGTACACCCCGCTCACCGCATACTTGCAGTCCTCCAGCGGCAGCAGCACCGCGGCCACCTGCATGCCCGAGCGCAGCTGCGGTTCCATCGAGTCCCCGTCCACGTCAATTACCCAGGTCTTCCGGCCGCGCAGCTCCGGACTGGGACTGTAGATGCGGATTGTGTCAAACAGCGTGGTATCCAGGTCGCACAGGTCCCCGAAGCCGGCCCGGGCAGGCACGGTAATGTGAATCCAGTCCTCGTAATCTTCCTCGTCCAGCGGGTGCGCCAGCCGGGCATTGCCATTGAGCCCCGGCGTGGCTTCCTCCATCGGCCCGATACCAAACCATAGCCAGTTGCGGCTGACTTCCAGCTTCTGCACAATAGCCTCCAGTACCTCCTGGCTGGGCTGATGCCGGCCGGCCTCCAGCTGCGTGATGGTCGGGCGTTTTACGCCGAGCAGATCAGCCATCTGCTGCTGGGTGAGTCCCCGCGCCTGGCGCACGATCCGCAGCCGTTCGCCGGTACTGGTACGCATGTTTTCTTCCGCTACTTCCTGAGCCGGAGATTTTTTACTGGTAGCATATTGTGCCATTTAGTTAGGTATTGTTACATTTGGTCACTCCGTTAGTGGGTGGAACTGTAACAAACATGGCAAATGTAACAAAATGAAACCAAATGAAACCGTCTGAACCGAAAAAATCCGTGCCCGATCTGCGGGCACTATTACCCCACGGCTCTATCACCTACATAGCGCACCGGCTTGAAATGTCCCGGGCCGCCGTCACCAAGGCCCTGCGCAAGGGCCGGCCCTCGCACCCGGCCGTGGCTGAAGCCGTGCGCCTCATTAAGGAGGCCGGCAGTCAGGCCGTGCAGCAGGATCTGTCCCAGCTTACCAGATAATCCGTCATTATGCTTCTGTACTTCACCGCCGACAAGGAATACCCCCGCCGCCCGCTGCCGCCGACGCCTTACCTGCAGGAGGAGCCCCGCGCTGCCACCGCCGCCCTCGAAACTGCCGTGCGGGCCTGCCCCAAGCCCGACTACTTCGGCAACTATCCGTTCCCGACCCCGGGGCAGCGCCATGAGCTGTGCCAGTGCCTCGACAGCCCCTACCTCACGCACCGCGAGGCGGTATGGCTGGAGCTCTGGCGCACCCAGTTCGATACCGACACGGCCGCCCGGGTACTCGGGCAGCTCCACATTATCATCCGCCACCGGCAGGCTACCGGCATTATGCCCGTGCCCCACAAAGGCGGCTATTTCTTTCCCGAACAGGTTAACTGCCCCCGGCCATGACGGAACTGACCACCACTACCGCTGACGGCCTGCACATTATCGTGCGGATGCCCGACGACCACCCCTGGGTGCGCGAGTCCCTGGAGAAGGCCTGCGCTGCTGAGGCCCGCCGCCAGATGGAAAATACCCCGGCGCCCGACCCGGCCTGCGCCGTGCCCCGCGCGGCCGAGCTGCTGGGTCTGCACCCCGAAACCGTGCGCGACTACATGCGTCTGCCCGATAACCATCCGCGCCGCCTGCACTACGTGCCCGGCGAGAGCAGCCGCGGCGACCGGGTGCTGCTCTCGCAGCTGCACGACTGGCAGCGCCGCAACCGCACCGACGCCGCGCTGATTGAGCCGGCCGCCGCTATTCGCCGCCGCCGGGCCGGCCGCCCGGCCTGACCGGCGGGGCCGGTACCCGGGTCGTAAGGTAGCCGCGCACCTGCCACAGCTCGATGATGTCGGCCGCCGGTACGTGCATGGGCGGTATCTGCGCGTTGTCGGCCAGCAGCTCCACCACCTGCCGGCGCTCCGTCACGGGCGCGGGCAGGCGCCGCACCAGCACGCTGCCGGGCACTACCACCACGCAGGCCGAGCCCGGGGCCAGCAGGTCCCACCGCTCCACGAAGGAGCACACGGCCACGTCGTGCCGCCGGATGCCGGGGTGCAGCTCGTCGCCGTCCACCTCGAAGGCGCGGAAGGTGCCCGAGGCAAACAGCGGCAGCCGGAAGGTGGTGAGCTTGTCCAGGAAAGCCGGGTCGTCGTGGCGCCGGGCGTAGGCGGCCTGGTCGCGCAGCGGTACCATCAGGATGTTCTCGTGTCCGGTGTGGTCCACTGTCACGGCTACGGTCCGGCCCCCGCTGATGCCCCGCTCCGGCAGCGCCGGCGCCTTGGCGGCAAACAGCGGCAGGTCATCCACCGGCGCGCTTCCGCTGCGCAGCATGGGCCCGGTACCCAGAATCAGCCACTCCGGCGACAGATCCGGCCACGCCGTCAGTAGCTCCACGATGGTGTCGTAGCCCGGCCTGGCGTCGTTGTTCACCAGCTTGTAAACTTTTGAAGGCTTCTCGTGGCCCAGCTTCTGCGAAGCCTGATAGGCGTTCAGCCCGTGGGCTTCCAGAAAGGCCTTGATCCGGTCACCAACCTGCATTTCCTGACTCATACGTGGGGGGTGCTGCTTCCGGGCCGCGCAGGCTACCGGCTTGTATTTCTATGCAAAGTACGCATCTGCCCCTTACCCTCTGCTACCTCCCGCACGGCCCTGTATGAACTACATTACCCATACCCGCGCTGCCTTTGCCTTCCTGGCTGCCGAGCCCACGGCCACCCCGCAGCACATCAGCCTGTACGTGGCCCTGTTCCAGCTCTGGAACGCCGCCCACTTTCCGCCCGCAGTCCTGCTGTTCCGCGACGAGCTGATGCGGGCGGCCCACATCGGCAGCGCCGGCACCTACCGCGCCTGCCTGCGCGACCTCACGGCCTGGGGCCTCATCACCTACCAGCCCAGCCAGAGCCAGCACCACCCCAGCCAGGCCCTCATGCACGAGCTGAAGCCGGAGGCGGCCCTGCCCGCCGCTGCGCCCGGAAGTGCTCCAACCACATCCGGCCCAGGCTGTGGGCCAGGCCGCAGCGCAAGCCGTGGCCCGACCACCGGCCAGGGCGTGGCGCCTATTCTGAAAACACCGGTAACGGTAACAGAC
This window contains:
- a CDS encoding ArsI/CadI family heavy metal resistance metalloenzyme, which translates into the protein MEASVFPRMHVSLYVSDLAATVSFYDTFFGQPATKIRLGYAKYVLDRPSLIISFVENAGRVASNFGHLGFQVETVAELDERLTAARAAGLVQREEIGTSCCYAKQDKFWVNDPDGVEWEVYYFHEDAEFNDPRYQDEYSQASSQCCIAPATSQEASATAEVMAFPLATVAAAAPEPTAGCGCGTPTTLTLAPACC
- a CDS encoding GNAT family N-acetyltransferase; translation: MNILPLTAAHWEQVRAIYEQGLATGNATFQTEAPTWPDWDRGHLAHSRLVATDAAGHVLGWAALSPVSGRCVYGGVGEVSVYVAAEARGRGVGQQLLRQLVAESEAQGMWTLQAGIFPENTASIRLHEAHGFRLVGRRERIGQLRGVWRDTVLLERRSPVVGADQPQPAATA
- a CDS encoding arsenate reductase ArsC, with product MTAKKNVLVLCTGNSCRSQLLHGYLIQLLGEKATVYSAGIETHGVNPKAVQVMREDGIDIGHHTSNHVDEYAAVPFDYVITVCDNAREACPVFPTTAAVLHHNFPDPAKATGTAEEVLAQFRAVRDQVQAYAQDFTRQYFG
- a CDS encoding XRE family transcriptional regulator, with amino-acid sequence MRTSTGERLRIVRQARGLTQQQMADLLGVKRPTITQLEAGRHQPSQEVLEAIVQKLEVSRNWLWFGIGPMEEATPGLNGNARLAHPLDEEDYEDWIHITVPARAGFGDLCDLDTTLFDTIRIYSPSPELRGRKTWVIDVDGDSMEPQLRSGMQVAAVLLPLEDCKYAVSGVYAVVFGSQFAIKRIKDNDLLTKGYLVLHSDNENAGSLTVAAEDIRYMWRVLEIVRGKVL
- a CDS encoding helix-turn-helix domain-containing protein — its product is MSQEMQVGDRIKAFLEAHGLNAYQASQKLGHEKPSKVYKLVNNDARPGYDTIVELLTAWPDLSPEWLILGTGPMLRSGSAPVDDLPLFAAKAPALPERGISGGRTVAVTVDHTGHENILMVPLRDQAAYARRHDDPAFLDKLTTFRLPLFASGTFRAFEVDGDELHPGIRRHDVAVCSFVERWDLLAPGSACVVVVPGSVLVRRLPAPVTERRQVVELLADNAQIPPMHVPAADIIELWQVRGYLTTRVPAPPVRPGGRPGGGE